In Cystobacter fuscus DSM 2262, the following are encoded in one genomic region:
- a CDS encoding RNA polymerase sigma factor has translation MADEAVAPSWKAEVLAARRGDPSAFEALVRGMQRPVYGLALRLLGNEAEASEVSQEAFLRAYQHLHKYDESRPFDLWVMAIARNLCMDLLRRRGKVRTEELEPMKEVLASGEASLEEGAIARQERQSLEAALATLSAEDREVLALYYVQKRTTKEIAQVLGCAPGTIMARLFRAREKLRKKMTPAQEEQT, from the coding sequence ATGGCGGATGAGGCCGTCGCCCCTTCCTGGAAGGCCGAGGTCCTCGCCGCCCGGCGCGGCGACCCCTCGGCTTTCGAGGCGCTCGTGCGCGGGATGCAGCGCCCCGTGTACGGCCTGGCGCTGCGCCTGCTCGGCAACGAGGCCGAGGCCTCCGAGGTGTCGCAAGAGGCCTTCCTGCGCGCCTATCAGCACCTGCACAAGTACGACGAGTCCCGCCCTTTTGATCTCTGGGTGATGGCCATCGCGCGCAACCTCTGCATGGACCTGCTGCGCCGGCGCGGCAAGGTGCGCACCGAGGAGCTCGAGCCGATGAAGGAAGTGCTCGCGAGCGGCGAGGCGTCGCTCGAGGAGGGGGCGATCGCCCGCCAGGAGCGCCAGTCCCTGGAGGCGGCCCTGGCCACCCTGTCCGCCGAGGACCGGGAGGTGCTCGCCCTCTACTATGTGCAGAAGCGCACGACGAAGGAGATCGCCCAGGTGTTGGGCTGCGCGCCGGGCACGATCATGGCGCGCCTGTTCCGGGCGCGCGAGAAGCTGCGCAAGAAGATGACCCCCGCCCAGGAGGAGCAGACATGA
- a CDS encoding polymer-forming cytoskeletal protein encodes MKLSPPLLLSAALLAAPLSLAQSPADAPSSSTLQLQFRGTLRDAIQKIAEEGGLNVVITGELDTPADIRLKNVSAEQALRTVARAHSLKLERDGAIYTLRPMTEDEREEAGMAEIPSAPPAPTPAVAPPPPVPPVAVDSSDFDLDEDEIKEHVRSQMKKVRRSSRGSQDVVARGRSLDVTEDETVDSAVVYGGDLRVKGHVNEDAVVFGGNLEISGHVEGDAHAFGGNVVLGPDAKVEGDVSAFGGSVIKQEGAKVEGRTESFGGANIGRMVAGEIKDSIKEAKQERDEERDSGGRFASFLLTFALLFGMGFLGQLFFPARMKALGAEIRAEPARSGAVGLLGALALVPALVMLSITVIGIPLALALIVVVPVLTGWGFTAVASELGSRLPLLRGRKTQAMVLALGLFILLLVGRIPVLGSMVMLAATLVGLGAVIRTRFGHRPQGFPEPIFGGQRTS; translated from the coding sequence ATGAAGCTCTCCCCGCCCCTGCTCCTGTCCGCCGCCCTGCTCGCCGCGCCCTTGTCGCTCGCGCAGTCTCCCGCCGACGCCCCCTCCTCCTCCACCCTCCAGCTCCAGTTCCGCGGCACCCTGCGCGACGCGATCCAGAAGATCGCCGAGGAGGGCGGCCTCAACGTGGTCATCACCGGCGAGCTGGACACCCCGGCCGACATCCGCCTGAAGAACGTCAGCGCCGAGCAGGCCCTGCGCACGGTGGCGCGCGCCCACTCGCTGAAGCTCGAGCGCGATGGCGCCATCTACACCCTGCGCCCGATGACGGAAGACGAGAGGGAAGAGGCTGGCATGGCGGAGATCCCCTCGGCGCCCCCCGCGCCGACTCCCGCCGTGGCACCGCCTCCGCCCGTGCCCCCGGTGGCCGTGGACTCGTCCGACTTCGACCTGGACGAGGACGAGATCAAGGAGCACGTGCGCAGCCAGATGAAGAAGGTGCGCCGCTCCAGCCGGGGCTCGCAGGACGTGGTCGCCCGGGGCCGCTCCCTGGACGTGACGGAGGACGAGACGGTGGACAGCGCCGTCGTCTACGGGGGCGATCTGCGCGTGAAGGGACACGTGAACGAGGACGCCGTCGTCTTCGGCGGCAACCTGGAGATCTCCGGCCACGTGGAGGGAGACGCGCACGCCTTCGGGGGCAACGTGGTGCTCGGCCCGGACGCGAAGGTGGAGGGGGACGTGTCCGCCTTCGGCGGCAGCGTGATCAAGCAGGAAGGGGCGAAGGTGGAGGGCCGGACCGAGTCCTTCGGGGGCGCCAACATCGGCCGCATGGTGGCGGGCGAAATCAAGGACAGCATCAAGGAAGCCAAGCAGGAGCGCGACGAGGAGCGTGACTCGGGCGGCCGGTTCGCGTCCTTCCTGCTCACCTTCGCCCTCCTCTTCGGCATGGGCTTCCTCGGACAGCTCTTCTTCCCGGCGCGGATGAAGGCCCTGGGCGCGGAGATCCGCGCCGAGCCGGCGCGCAGCGGCGCGGTGGGCCTGCTGGGCGCGCTGGCGCTCGTCCCCGCCCTGGTGATGCTGAGCATCACCGTCATCGGCATTCCGCTCGCCCTGGCGCTCATCGTCGTGGTGCCGGTGTTGACGGGCTGGGGCTTCACCGCGGTGGCGAGCGAGCTGGGCTCTCGCCTGCCCCTGCTGCGCGGCCGCAAGACCCAAGCCATGGTGCTCGCCCTGGGGCTGTTCATCCTCCTCCTGGTGGGCCGCATCCCGGTGCTCGGCTCGATGGTGATGTTGGCCGCGACGCTGGTGGGCCTGGGCGCCGTCATCCGCACCCGCTTCGGCCACCGCCCACAGGGCTTCCCCGAGCCCATCTTCGGCGGCCAGCGCACCTCCTGA
- a CDS encoding 2Fe-2S iron-sulfur cluster-binding protein, giving the protein MRRLPDAASRGKSITMDLEGETVPAIEGEPVACSLIAAGESVLARSIKYHRARGPYCFSGACSHCLMRVDGLPNVYTCRVPAREGMKLERQNAYPSAKVDVFEAIDWFFPKGLDHHEMFAGVPVAEQVMAKVARQLAGLGLLPTAPAPERLPVETLRTRVAVVGAGAAGLAAAQVLAAQGVPFLLLERDSVLGGRLLSGVPEADAPPAPSEGLLAPERVRTRVTVIGLFDDEEGRFLAAVSEGTGEPRLVRVYAERFLLAPGGHPPMLPFENNDLPGVYASHAASLLVRRYGVAPETAALVGSGPELYALARLMTERGTKVVAVVDLKGPVPTDAPAGAVQGSEPKAHGHNAVSGFSYQDASGRRVKVACEAVLVAVAPSPSFELARQGGAKVEYDEAREVFAVVADAEGRTAAADVYVAGDVRGGRSAAQAAADGRRAAEALAHSLTQAAVGGKS; this is encoded by the coding sequence ATGCGCCGCCTCCCAGATGCCGCCTCGCGCGGCAAGTCCATCACCATGGACCTCGAGGGCGAAACGGTGCCCGCCATCGAGGGCGAGCCCGTTGCCTGCTCGCTCATCGCCGCCGGTGAATCCGTCCTCGCCCGCTCCATCAAATACCACCGCGCCCGTGGACCGTACTGCTTCTCCGGTGCGTGCTCGCACTGCCTCATGCGCGTGGACGGACTGCCCAACGTCTACACCTGCCGCGTGCCCGCCCGCGAAGGCATGAAGCTGGAGCGGCAGAACGCCTACCCCTCGGCGAAGGTGGACGTGTTCGAGGCCATCGACTGGTTCTTCCCCAAGGGATTGGACCACCACGAGATGTTCGCCGGCGTGCCCGTGGCCGAGCAGGTCATGGCCAAGGTGGCGCGCCAGCTCGCGGGCCTCGGCCTGCTGCCCACCGCTCCCGCTCCCGAGCGCCTGCCCGTGGAGACGCTGCGCACCCGCGTGGCCGTGGTGGGCGCGGGCGCGGCGGGGCTCGCGGCGGCCCAGGTGCTCGCCGCCCAGGGTGTGCCCTTCCTGCTGCTCGAGCGCGACAGCGTGCTCGGGGGCCGGCTCCTGTCCGGCGTGCCCGAGGCGGACGCGCCTCCTGCTCCGTCCGAGGGACTCCTGGCCCCGGAGCGCGTGCGCACGCGCGTCACGGTCATCGGCCTGTTCGACGACGAGGAGGGCCGCTTCCTCGCGGCGGTGAGCGAGGGCACCGGGGAGCCGCGGCTGGTGCGCGTGTACGCCGAGCGCTTCCTGCTCGCGCCCGGTGGGCACCCGCCGATGCTGCCCTTCGAGAACAACGATCTGCCGGGCGTGTACGCCAGTCACGCGGCGAGCCTGCTGGTGCGCCGCTATGGCGTGGCGCCCGAGACGGCGGCGCTGGTGGGCTCGGGCCCCGAGCTGTACGCGCTCGCGCGGCTGATGACGGAGCGCGGGACGAAGGTGGTGGCGGTGGTGGACCTGAAGGGCCCTGTGCCCACGGACGCGCCCGCCGGAGCCGTGCAAGGCAGCGAGCCCAAGGCGCACGGCCACAACGCGGTGAGTGGCTTCAGCTACCAGGACGCGTCGGGCCGCCGGGTGAAGGTGGCGTGTGAAGCGGTGCTGGTGGCGGTGGCGCCCAGCCCGAGCTTCGAGCTGGCGCGGCAGGGCGGCGCGAAGGTGGAGTACGACGAGGCGCGCGAGGTGTTCGCGGTGGTGGCGGACGCGGAGGGGCGCACCGCGGCCGCGGACGTGTACGTGGCGGGGGACGTGAGGGGCGGA